A genome region from Streptomyces pratensis includes the following:
- a CDS encoding endonuclease V: protein MTTFRMPADEGEARAVQDALRARVVLGEPGPPPGSGRVTGVDVAYDDERDLVVAAAVVLDAATLDVIAESTADGRVTFPYVPGLLAFREIPAVLAALEGLPVDPGLVVCDGYGRAHPRRFGLASHLGVLTGLPVIGVAKNPFTFRYEQPGPRRGDFTPLMDGDEEVGRALRTQDGTKPVFVSVGHRTGLDNACAHVLALARDFRQPETTRRADALCRSALREAIGRRGPARGSVAD from the coding sequence ATGACGACTTTCCGGATGCCCGCCGACGAGGGCGAAGCCCGCGCCGTCCAGGACGCGTTGCGTGCACGGGTGGTGCTGGGCGAGCCCGGGCCGCCGCCGGGAAGCGGCCGGGTCACCGGGGTCGACGTCGCCTACGACGACGAGCGGGACCTCGTCGTCGCGGCGGCCGTGGTCCTGGACGCGGCGACCCTGGATGTGATCGCCGAGTCCACCGCCGACGGCCGTGTGACGTTCCCGTACGTCCCCGGGCTGCTCGCCTTCCGCGAGATCCCGGCCGTCCTGGCCGCGTTGGAGGGCCTGCCGGTGGACCCGGGGCTCGTCGTCTGCGACGGGTACGGGCGGGCGCACCCGCGCAGGTTCGGGCTCGCCAGCCATCTCGGTGTGCTCACCGGTCTCCCGGTCATCGGCGTCGCGAAGAACCCCTTCACCTTCCGCTACGAGCAACCCGGTCCCCGGCGTGGTGACTTCACCCCGCTGATGGACGGCGACGAGGAAGTGGGCCGGGCCCTGCGCACGCAGGACGGCACGAAGCCCGTCTTTGTCTCCGTCGGGCACCGCACCGGTCTGGACAACGCCTGCGCCCATGTGCTCGCGCTGGCGCGGGACTTCCGTCAGCCGGAGACGACACGAAGGGCGGACGCGCTGTGCCGGTCCGCGCTCCGGGAAGCGATCGGCCGACGTGGCCCCGCTCGGGGTTCTGTTGCCGACTGA
- a CDS encoding CaiB/BaiF CoA transferase family protein, with protein MATTGQGPRGPLAGVRVVELAGIGPGPFAAMLLADLGADVVRVDRPGGSVIGVESAFDLTNRNKRSVLVDLKADGGAGQVLDLVERADVLIEGYRPGVAERLGVGPDACLERNPQLVYGRMTGWGQDGPLAERAGHDIGYIALTGTLSMIGRSGEPPTVPANLVGDYAGGSLYLVVGVLAALQHARTPGGTGQVVDAAIVDGAAHLATMIHGMLAAGSWQDRRGSNLLDGGCPFYGSYETSDGLYMAVGALEPRFYEEFAGLLGLGDEAPDRNDLGRWEELRALVADRFATRTRAEWTETFEGTDACVAPVLSLREAPRHPHLAARSTYVEHSGLTQPAPAPRFSATPVSVRSGPALPGADTEAVAADWDVPCLLTTGKETTG; from the coding sequence ATGGCAACGACAGGACAGGGACCGCGGGGCCCGCTGGCCGGGGTGCGCGTCGTCGAACTGGCGGGCATCGGCCCGGGACCGTTCGCCGCGATGCTCCTCGCCGATCTCGGTGCCGACGTGGTGCGCGTCGACCGGCCCGGAGGTTCGGTGATCGGCGTCGAGTCGGCCTTCGACCTCACCAACCGCAACAAGAGATCGGTGCTCGTCGATCTGAAGGCCGACGGCGGAGCAGGGCAGGTCCTCGACCTCGTCGAGCGGGCCGACGTTCTCATCGAGGGTTACCGGCCGGGCGTCGCCGAACGCCTCGGTGTGGGTCCTGACGCCTGCCTGGAACGCAATCCGCAGCTCGTCTACGGACGGATGACCGGCTGGGGCCAGGACGGTCCGCTGGCCGAGCGGGCCGGACACGACATCGGCTACATCGCTCTCACCGGAACCCTGTCCATGATCGGAAGATCCGGCGAACCGCCCACGGTGCCCGCCAACCTCGTCGGTGACTACGCGGGCGGCTCGCTCTATCTCGTCGTCGGCGTGCTCGCCGCCCTCCAGCACGCCCGTACGCCCGGCGGGACCGGGCAGGTCGTCGACGCGGCCATCGTCGACGGCGCCGCCCATCTCGCCACGATGATCCACGGCATGCTGGCGGCCGGCAGCTGGCAGGACCGGCGCGGCTCCAACCTCCTCGACGGCGGCTGCCCCTTCTACGGCTCGTACGAGACCTCCGACGGCCTGTACATGGCGGTCGGGGCTCTGGAGCCGCGCTTCTACGAGGAGTTCGCCGGGCTCCTCGGCCTCGGGGACGAGGCCCCGGACCGCAACGACCTCGGGCGCTGGGAGGAGCTGCGCGCCCTCGTCGCCGACCGGTTCGCCACCCGTACGCGCGCCGAGTGGACCGAGACCTTCGAGGGGACGGACGCCTGCGTGGCGCCCGTCCTCTCGCTCCGTGAGGCACCCCGCCACCCCCACCTGGCCGCCCGCTCCACCTATGTGGAGCACAGCGGTCTCACCCAGCCCGCCCCCGCCCCCCGCTTCTCCGCGACGCCCGTCTCCGTACGCAGCGGACCCGCGCTGCCCGGGGCGGACACCGAGGCCGTCGCCGCGGACTGGGACGTGCCGTGCCTGCTCACCACCGGGAAGGAAACGACCGGCTGA
- a CDS encoding WD40/YVTN/BNR-like repeat-containing protein, producing the protein MRAMGKTRRLWALGMCGAAVTAALAAPSAQATPEGHERHEPEWALTATGTEARFRGLDAVGHTTAWVAGSGGTVLRTTDGGRHWRDVSPEGAAGLEFRDIEAFDRRHAVALAIGEGEASRVFRTGDGGRTWTESFRNPDERAFYDCLTFFDSRHGLAMSDPVDGKFRILSTSDGGRNWRVLPDAGMPAAQPGEAGFAASGQCLVSSGTKDVWLATGGAAAARVLHSGDRGLTWTEAGSRIPAGDPARGVFGVAFRDRTHGIAVGGDYRADQASPDAASVTGDGGRSWRSAAAPPPAYRSGVAWLPHSRRSALAVGPTGTDVTRDGGRTWRTVDTGSYDTVDCAADGGCWAAGEKGRVARLR; encoded by the coding sequence ATGAGGGCCATGGGGAAGACGAGAAGGCTGTGGGCGCTGGGGATGTGCGGCGCGGCGGTGACCGCCGCCCTGGCCGCACCGTCGGCGCAGGCCACGCCGGAGGGGCACGAGCGCCACGAACCGGAATGGGCGCTCACGGCGACGGGAACGGAGGCTCGCTTCCGCGGGCTCGACGCCGTCGGCCACACGACCGCCTGGGTCGCGGGCTCCGGGGGTACGGTGCTGCGCACCACGGACGGTGGACGCCACTGGCGTGATGTCTCGCCGGAGGGCGCGGCCGGTCTGGAGTTCCGTGACATCGAGGCCTTCGACCGGCGGCACGCCGTCGCCCTGGCCATCGGCGAGGGCGAGGCGTCCCGGGTCTTCCGTACCGGGGACGGGGGCAGGACCTGGACCGAATCCTTCCGCAACCCCGACGAACGGGCCTTCTACGACTGTCTGACCTTCTTCGACAGCCGTCACGGTCTGGCGATGAGCGACCCGGTGGACGGGAAGTTCCGCATTCTGTCGACCTCGGACGGCGGACGGAACTGGCGGGTGCTGCCCGACGCAGGGATGCCCGCGGCCCAGCCCGGCGAGGCCGGTTTCGCCGCGAGCGGCCAATGCCTCGTCAGCTCGGGCACGAAGGACGTCTGGCTCGCCACCGGCGGTGCGGCGGCGGCACGCGTGCTGCACTCCGGCGACCGGGGCCTGACCTGGACCGAGGCGGGGTCGCGGATCCCTGCGGGAGATCCGGCGCGTGGGGTGTTCGGTGTCGCCTTCCGGGACCGTACGCACGGCATCGCGGTCGGCGGAGACTACCGGGCGGACCAGGCCTCCCCGGACGCCGCGTCCGTCACCGGGGACGGGGGCCGGAGCTGGCGGAGCGCGGCCGCACCGCCGCCCGCCTACCGGTCGGGTGTCGCATGGCTGCCGCACAGCCGGCGGTCGGCACTCGCCGTCGGGCCGACCGGCACAGACGTCACCCGCGACGGCGGGCGCACCTGGCGGACCGTCGACACCGGCTCGTACGACACGGTCGACTGCGCAGCGGACGGCGGCTGCTGGGCCGCGGGCGAGAAGGGCAGGGTCGCGCGGCTGCGGTAG
- a CDS encoding TROVE domain-containing protein — protein MLVAPHVSAAARTPADPGLRNRRTGSATHTYEGGRAYVREPREELFLLAVGNFVSQRTYYESGEERDERFARLVGGLAVEDPAWTAGLLCWLRSEGNMRTASLVGAAAYVRARLDAGTSEGPSNRSVIASVLQRADEPGELLAHWTSVYGRNVPQPVKRGVADAVRRLYTSRSLLKYDTASKGFRFGDVLNLVHASPDPGKPWQGALFKHALDRRHHPDKAVPPASDRMLTAHRALTDLPADERRSLVTGPDGAERLAGAGMTWEATAGWLRGPMDAAVWEAVIPSMGPMALLRNLRNFDEAGVRDEVAAQVAARLSDATEVARSRQFPFRYLAAHRHAPSPRWADPLERALGHSLNGVPALPGRTLVLVDRSDSMFWDTVSERSELTRADAAAVFGAALALRAEQADLVEYGWSSAAVAIRAGEPVLEVLKRFHRLGGTQTTKAVRTHFTGHDRVLVVTDEQAAPHGAGRPEDPVPDGTPVYTWNLAGYLPAHGPTGPHRHTFGGLTDAAFRMVGLIEAGSRAAWPWTAGPA, from the coding sequence ATGCTCGTGGCCCCGCATGTCTCGGCGGCCGCCCGAACCCCGGCGGACCCGGGGCTCCGTAACCGCCGCACCGGGTCCGCCACCCACACGTACGAAGGCGGCCGGGCCTACGTCCGGGAACCCCGGGAGGAGCTCTTCCTGCTGGCCGTCGGCAACTTCGTCTCGCAGCGGACCTACTACGAGAGCGGCGAGGAGCGCGACGAGCGGTTCGCCCGCCTCGTGGGCGGACTCGCCGTCGAGGACCCGGCATGGACGGCCGGCCTGCTGTGCTGGCTCCGGAGCGAGGGCAACATGCGTACGGCGTCCCTGGTGGGTGCCGCCGCGTACGTCCGGGCCCGGCTCGACGCGGGGACGTCGGAAGGCCCCTCCAACCGGTCCGTGATCGCCTCGGTGCTCCAGCGCGCCGACGAGCCCGGTGAACTGCTCGCCCACTGGACCTCGGTGTACGGGCGGAACGTGCCGCAGCCAGTGAAGCGGGGCGTCGCCGACGCCGTACGCCGGCTGTACACCTCCAGGTCGCTCCTGAAGTACGACACCGCGTCCAAGGGCTTCCGCTTCGGGGACGTGCTCAACCTGGTGCATGCCTCCCCCGATCCCGGGAAGCCCTGGCAGGGGGCGCTGTTCAAACACGCGCTGGACCGCCGCCATCACCCGGACAAGGCGGTTCCGCCTGCCTCCGACCGGATGCTCACCGCTCACCGGGCGCTGACGGATCTGCCGGCCGACGAGCGGCGGAGCCTGGTGACCGGACCGGACGGCGCCGAGCGGCTGGCCGGGGCGGGCATGACCTGGGAGGCCACGGCGGGCTGGCTCCGGGGGCCGATGGACGCCGCCGTCTGGGAGGCCGTGATCCCCTCGATGGGGCCGATGGCGCTCCTGCGGAACCTGCGGAACTTCGACGAGGCGGGAGTCCGGGACGAGGTCGCGGCACAGGTGGCAGCCAGGCTCTCGGACGCCACCGAGGTCGCCAGGTCCCGGCAGTTCCCCTTCCGCTACCTGGCCGCCCACCGGCACGCGCCGTCGCCGCGCTGGGCGGACCCGCTGGAACGGGCGCTGGGCCACTCGCTGAACGGTGTACCAGCCCTGCCCGGCCGGACGCTGGTCCTGGTGGACCGGTCCGACTCGATGTTCTGGGACACCGTCTCCGAGCGCTCCGAACTGACCCGGGCCGACGCGGCGGCCGTGTTCGGTGCCGCGCTGGCGCTGCGAGCCGAGCAGGCGGACCTGGTGGAGTACGGCTGGTCCAGCGCGGCGGTGGCGATCCGGGCGGGGGAACCGGTGCTCGAAGTGCTGAAACGATTCCATCGCCTCGGGGGCACCCAGACCACGAAAGCGGTGCGTACCCACTTCACGGGGCACGACAGGGTCCTGGTCGTCACCGATGAACAGGCCGCACCCCACGGCGCGGGCAGGCCCGAGGACCCGGTGCCGGACGGTACCCCGGTCTACACCTGGAACCTGGCGGGATACCTGCCCGCACACGGCCCCACAGGCCCCCACCGGCACACCTTCGGCGGCCTCACGGACGCAGCGTTCAGGATGGTCGGTCTCATCGAGGCGGGCAGCCGTGCCGCCTGGCCGTGGACCGCCGGCCCGGCGTGA
- a CDS encoding sugar O-acetyltransferase — MTDAHDEEVLARIAQGLVYTESEAAFLAPLRRTDQIFEYNRTPPSRADRRRSLLVEILGSVGERTVLLPPFHAGFGSNVHIGDDFFGNVNLTFVDDVDIHIGDDVMIAPGVTLTTTGHPVHPTRRADFGRFSEPIVIEDKVWIGSNAVILPGVRIGYGSVIGAGSVVSRSIPPMTVALGTPCRVVRPITDEDLTTRAAGR; from the coding sequence GTGACGGATGCTCATGACGAGGAAGTTCTCGCCCGGATCGCCCAAGGGCTCGTCTACACGGAGTCGGAAGCGGCCTTCCTCGCCCCCCTGCGCCGGACGGACCAGATATTCGAGTACAACCGCACACCACCGAGCCGGGCGGACAGACGTCGGTCGCTACTGGTCGAGATCCTCGGCTCGGTCGGCGAACGCACGGTGCTCCTGCCCCCGTTCCACGCGGGGTTCGGCAGCAACGTCCACATCGGCGACGACTTCTTCGGGAACGTCAACCTGACGTTCGTCGACGACGTGGACATCCACATCGGCGACGACGTCATGATCGCTCCCGGCGTGACGCTGACCACGACGGGACACCCCGTACATCCCACGCGGCGCGCCGACTTCGGGCGGTTCTCCGAGCCGATCGTGATCGAGGACAAGGTGTGGATCGGCAGCAACGCGGTGATCCTGCCCGGAGTCCGCATCGGGTACGGGTCGGTCATCGGCGCGGGCAGTGTCGTCAGCCGCAGCATTCCGCCGATGACCGTCGCGCTCGGAACGCCTTGCCGGGTGGTTCGCCCCATCACGGACGAGGACCTCACCACACGCGCTGCCGGCCGGTAG
- the mmpA gene encoding morphogenic membrane protein MmpA: MIDHHAPQMSTGTVRLSQRGVAVGMTLGVLAGAGWTVSMVVTLASWML, from the coding sequence ATGATCGACCACCACGCGCCTCAGATGAGCACCGGAACCGTACGTCTCTCCCAGCGCGGCGTCGCCGTGGGCATGACCCTGGGCGTCCTCGCGGGCGCGGGCTGGACCGTGTCCATGGTTGTCACGCTGGCGTCCTGGATGCTCTGA
- a CDS encoding saccharopine dehydrogenase family protein: MNRQNGAERPYDVVLFGATGFVGALTAEYLAAHAPDGCRWALAGRSRGKLEQLRERLTESHPHCADLPLLTADADDAGALRELAESSHVVASTVGPYVWYGEKLVAACAEAGTDYTDLTGEAEFVDRMYLEHDGRARETGARLVHACGFDSVPHDLGVYFTVQQLPEGVPLTVDGYVRTGAVFSGGTFASALTAMGRGPQTMRAARERRLHEPRLVGRRARAPKGAPHFSAETGTWALPLPTLDPRVVERSGRGLERYGPDFRYRHFASVKHLPVALGGAAATVLLVGAAQIPAARQWLSARVEPGTGPDERRRQRSWFTVRFIGEGGGRQVLTEVSGGDPGYGETAKMLAEAALALALDDLPATSGQVTTAVAMGDALLERLQAAGLRFRVAASR; this comes from the coding sequence ATGAACAGGCAGAACGGGGCGGAACGCCCCTATGACGTCGTCCTATTCGGAGCTACCGGCTTCGTGGGCGCGCTCACGGCCGAGTATCTCGCCGCACATGCTCCGGACGGCTGCCGCTGGGCCCTGGCCGGCCGCAGCCGCGGCAAACTGGAACAGCTGCGCGAGCGCCTCACCGAGAGCCACCCGCACTGCGCGGACCTGCCTCTGCTGACGGCCGATGCAGACGACGCCGGAGCCCTGCGTGAACTCGCCGAGTCCTCGCACGTGGTGGCGTCGACGGTCGGACCGTACGTCTGGTACGGCGAGAAGCTGGTCGCCGCCTGCGCGGAGGCCGGCACCGACTACACGGACCTCACCGGGGAGGCGGAGTTCGTCGACCGGATGTACCTGGAGCACGACGGCCGGGCCCGCGAGACGGGCGCCCGGCTCGTGCACGCCTGCGGCTTCGACTCCGTACCCCACGACCTCGGCGTCTACTTCACCGTCCAGCAGCTCCCGGAGGGCGTCCCGCTGACCGTCGACGGCTACGTCCGCACCGGCGCGGTCTTCTCCGGCGGTACGTTCGCCTCGGCACTCACCGCGATGGGCCGCGGCCCACAGACGATGCGGGCCGCGCGGGAACGGCGTCTGCACGAACCACGCCTGGTCGGCCGTCGTGCCCGCGCACCAAAGGGAGCACCGCACTTCAGCGCGGAGACCGGCACCTGGGCCCTTCCGCTGCCGACCCTCGACCCCCGCGTCGTGGAACGGTCGGGGCGCGGACTGGAGCGGTACGGCCCCGACTTCCGCTACCGGCACTTCGCCTCGGTGAAGCACCTGCCGGTGGCGCTGGGCGGCGCGGCGGCGACGGTACTGCTGGTGGGAGCCGCCCAGATCCCCGCCGCGCGGCAGTGGCTCTCGGCCCGGGTAGAGCCCGGCACTGGCCCCGACGAGCGGCGCAGGCAGCGCAGCTGGTTCACCGTCCGCTTCATCGGGGAGGGCGGCGGCAGGCAGGTCCTGACAGAGGTCTCGGGCGGCGACCCCGGCTATGGCGAGACGGCGAAGATGCTGGCCGAAGCCGCTCTGGCGCTCGCCCTCGACGACCTGCCGGCGACGTCGGGTCAGGTCACGACGGCCGTGGCGATGGGCGATGCGCTGCTGGAGCGGCTGCAGGCGGCGGGGCTGCGCTTCCGGGTCGCGGCGTCGCGCTGA